In Deinococcus maricopensis DSM 21211, one genomic interval encodes:
- a CDS encoding amidase produces the protein MTNDVFGAWAYRPATPLRGAPGGPLADLTFSAKDLYGVPGWPLGGSSRAALPAVAPSPLVAHLRALGATLVGKTHLHEVALGVTGANAFGGTRNPLDATRVAGGSSSGAAVSVATGEVDFALGTDTGGSIRVPAAWCGVVGFKPTKGHAAWPTDGVLPLSLTCDHAGPLARDVQVVARVHGALTDQVITPRAWAGVRVGVWDVPGWVTPEVWATVEREVARLTALGASVVRVPFPEVLDAYSPIVLSEAARVHAGALASAAPGFTPATEANLRAGAQLTDADITAARARRGAYQQQLADTFGAVDVLLGPAVPDIAPHPDQEDLHVTEGTVPVRRAVLRLTAPWSLLGAPTLSLPRPLGALSVGVQLVAPCDQDEWLLGLALALDTRS, from the coding sequence ATGACGAATGACGTGTTCGGCGCGTGGGCGTACCGCCCCGCCACGCCCCTGCGGGGCGCCCCGGGTGGGCCCCTCGCGGACCTGACCTTCAGCGCCAAGGACCTGTACGGCGTGCCCGGCTGGCCGCTCGGCGGCAGTTCCCGCGCGGCCCTGCCCGCCGTGGCGCCCAGCCCGCTGGTGGCACACCTGCGCGCCCTGGGCGCCACGCTGGTCGGCAAGACGCACCTGCATGAGGTGGCGCTCGGCGTGACCGGCGCGAACGCCTTCGGCGGCACCCGCAACCCCCTGGACGCCACCCGCGTGGCCGGCGGGTCGAGCAGCGGCGCGGCTGTGAGCGTCGCCACCGGCGAGGTGGACTTCGCGCTCGGCACGGACACGGGCGGCAGCATCCGTGTGCCCGCCGCGTGGTGCGGCGTCGTCGGCTTCAAACCCACCAAGGGGCACGCGGCGTGGCCGACGGACGGCGTGCTGCCGCTCAGCCTCACGTGCGACCATGCCGGTCCGCTCGCCCGGGACGTGCAGGTGGTGGCGCGCGTACACGGGGCGCTGACCGATCAGGTCATCACGCCGCGCGCGTGGGCAGGGGTGCGCGTCGGGGTGTGGGACGTGCCGGGGTGGGTCACGCCGGAGGTGTGGGCGACCGTGGAGCGCGAAGTGGCGCGCCTGACGGCTCTCGGCGCGAGCGTCGTGCGCGTGCCGTTCCCGGAGGTGCTGGACGCGTATTCCCCCATTGTCCTGAGCGAGGCCGCGCGCGTCCACGCGGGTGCGCTCGCCAGTGCCGCGCCGGGCTTCACGCCCGCCACCGAGGCGAACCTCCGCGCGGGCGCGCAGCTCACCGACGCGGACATCACGGCGGCGCGCGCGCGGCGCGGCGCCTACCAGCAGCAACTGGCGGACACCTTCGGCGCGGTGGACGTCCTGCTCGGGCCGGCCGTGCCGGACATCGCCCCGCACCCCGACCAGGAAGACCTCCACGTGACGGAAGGGACCGTGCCGGTCCGCCGGGCCGTGCTGCGCCTCACGGCGCCGTGGAGCCTGCTGGGCGCGCCGACCCTCAGCCTCCCCCGCCCGCTCGGGGCCTTGTCAGTGGGCGTGCAGCTGGTTGCCCCGTGCGACCAGGATGAGTGGCTGCTGGGGCTGGCGCTCGCGCTGGACACGCGCTCATGA
- a CDS encoding N-acetylmuramoyl-L-alanine amidase: MRALLITAALMALGAARAAPDVSIAYPPDGHRVSYDHVLLEGSVTPGATLSVSGTPASVGPDGLFILWWPLRAGTNDLRLVAVSGGAQATRTLRVVRTLPAAVPTATPTRIAVGSVTPTTDAAWWDAPADPAAERTLVVAFRGSPGGRGTAQVGTLAPVSAREVRAGVYEARLTLSGAEALERAAVRVSLTGRDGRTVSAGAPGRVTVRAGRARVGVFTAPVIGQAINPSTTVAETPDGRPLLYPRSGMTFEVAGAVAGQLRARLAPGVSALIDPANVALLPETAFPPRGTLGSPLVEDPGGAGEWTLRLPLGTRMPFTVTNDGPALRVTLYGTQPDATFAVPAVPGTLSVTRTPDRTTLTLTPEHALWGFAANYDASTADLVLSVRRPPAVDAAQPLAGRVIVLDAGHGGSEFGGAGALRTPEKTLVLDITLRAAEQLRARGADVVLTRSTDERVPLYDRPLLAESLGADLLVSVHANALPDGRDPRGPRGPGVYYTHAQAAPLARAIQARLRAIPGLGDDGLHPGADLALTRPSGQLSVLVETAYLTDPQNLRTLMSDTGRAQLAGAVADGIEDFLRGAP, encoded by the coding sequence ATGCGTGCTCTGCTGATCACCGCCGCGCTCATGGCCCTGGGGGCCGCGCGCGCCGCCCCGGACGTATCCATCGCGTACCCGCCTGACGGGCACCGCGTTTCGTACGACCACGTGCTGCTCGAAGGGAGCGTGACGCCGGGCGCGACGCTGAGCGTTAGCGGCACGCCGGCGAGCGTGGGCCCGGACGGCCTATTCATCCTGTGGTGGCCGCTGCGGGCGGGCACGAACGACCTGCGGCTCGTCGCGGTCAGCGGCGGCGCGCAGGCGACGCGTACGCTGCGCGTCGTGCGGACGCTACCCGCCGCCGTGCCCACCGCGACGCCCACGCGGATCGCGGTGGGCAGTGTCACGCCGACGACGGACGCCGCGTGGTGGGACGCCCCGGCGGACCCGGCCGCGGAGCGGACGCTGGTCGTGGCGTTCCGGGGGTCGCCGGGCGGGCGCGGCACGGCGCAGGTGGGGACGCTCGCGCCGGTGTCGGCGCGGGAGGTTCGCGCGGGCGTGTACGAGGCGCGCCTCACCCTGAGTGGCGCGGAGGCGCTGGAACGGGCAGCGGTGCGCGTGTCCCTTACCGGCCGGGATGGCCGCACGGTCTCGGCGGGCGCGCCGGGCCGTGTGACCGTGCGGGCCGGGCGGGCGCGGGTGGGCGTGTTCACGGCGCCGGTGATCGGGCAGGCGATCAACCCGTCGACGACGGTGGCGGAGACGCCCGACGGGCGCCCGCTGCTGTACCCGCGGTCGGGCATGACGTTCGAGGTGGCGGGCGCGGTGGCGGGGCAGTTGCGCGCGCGGCTCGCGCCGGGCGTGAGTGCGCTGATCGACCCGGCGAACGTCGCCCTTCTGCCGGAAACGGCGTTTCCACCGCGCGGGACGCTCGGGTCGCCCCTGGTTGAGGACCCGGGCGGAGCGGGCGAATGGACGCTGCGGCTGCCGCTGGGGACGCGCATGCCGTTCACGGTCACGAACGACGGGCCGGCGCTGCGCGTCACGCTGTACGGCACGCAGCCGGACGCGACCTTCGCGGTACCGGCCGTGCCGGGCACGCTGAGCGTGACGCGCACCCCGGACCGCACGACGCTCACCCTCACGCCCGAGCACGCGCTGTGGGGCTTCGCAGCGAACTACGACGCGAGCACCGCGGACCTGGTCCTGAGCGTGCGTCGCCCTCCCGCCGTGGATGCCGCGCAGCCCTTGGCCGGCCGCGTGATCGTGCTGGATGCCGGGCATGGTGGCAGCGAGTTCGGGGGCGCGGGCGCGCTGCGCACCCCGGAAAAGACGCTGGTGCTGGACATCACCCTGCGCGCCGCCGAGCAGTTGCGCGCGCGCGGCGCGGACGTCGTCCTCACGCGCAGCACGGACGAGCGCGTGCCGCTGTACGACCGGCCGCTGCTGGCGGAGTCGCTCGGCGCGGACCTGCTGGTGAGCGTGCACGCGAACGCGCTGCCGGACGGCCGCGACCCGCGCGGTCCGCGCGGTCCGGGCGTGTACTACACGCACGCGCAGGCCGCGCCGCTCGCGCGCGCGATTCAGGCGCGGCTGCGGGCGATTCCGGGCCTCGGGGATGACGGGCTGCATCCGGGCGCGGACCTGGCGCTCACCCGGCCGAGCGGGCAGCTGAGCGTGCTGGTGGAAACGGCGTACCTCACGGACCCGCAGAACCTCCGCACGCTGATGAGCGACACGGGCCGGGCGCAGCTTGCGGGCGCCGTCGCGGACGGGATTGAGGATTTCCTGCGCGGCGCGCCGTGA